In a single window of the Massilia oculi genome:
- the tssG gene encoding type VI secretion system baseplate subunit TssG yields the protein MRAEKRRTESPVIERLLREPWRFEFFQAVRVLELWLKRRGLDPHGLVADMLRFRNTLSLGFPASQLEAIEPELRDLEVGMPFELPVDAAALGEAVREGTLRRVHLTPAFMGLLGAHGVLPAHYTERIAEHGARHKNEEEDDGPRAFLDAFSNRSLALFYEAWRKYRLPFKYQLDGQDAFLPLLLSLAGLGDAALRRRLAGAADGAVLDESIGYFAAAIRHQAVSAVQLARVLSEYFGEQVEAEQFVGSWYDVPPAQQTTLGQDSAVLGTRAIAGARVWQRSLRLRLVVGPLAHAGFQGFLPGGLAARALGSVLALFTGVAFEYEVEVVLRAADVHNTTLDELHPGRLGWDAFLVLDAPPGDRHDVRYALNAA from the coding sequence ATGCGGGCCGAGAAGCGGCGAACTGAGTCTCCTGTAATCGAACGCCTGCTGCGCGAGCCGTGGCGCTTCGAGTTCTTCCAGGCGGTGCGCGTGCTCGAGCTGTGGCTCAAGCGCCGCGGCCTGGATCCGCATGGCCTGGTGGCCGACATGCTGCGGTTCCGGAACACCCTCTCCCTGGGTTTCCCGGCCAGCCAGCTCGAAGCCATCGAGCCCGAGCTGCGCGACCTCGAGGTCGGCATGCCCTTCGAGCTGCCGGTCGACGCCGCCGCGTTGGGCGAGGCGGTGCGCGAAGGGACCTTGCGCCGCGTGCACCTGACCCCCGCCTTCATGGGCCTGCTGGGCGCGCATGGCGTGCTGCCGGCCCACTATACCGAGCGCATCGCCGAGCACGGGGCGCGCCACAAGAACGAGGAAGAGGACGATGGCCCGCGCGCCTTCCTGGACGCATTCTCGAACCGCTCGCTGGCGCTGTTCTACGAAGCCTGGCGCAAGTACCGCTTGCCGTTCAAGTACCAGCTGGATGGCCAGGATGCCTTCCTGCCCCTGCTGCTGTCACTGGCCGGCCTCGGCGACGCCGCGCTGCGCCGGCGCCTGGCCGGCGCAGCCGACGGCGCCGTGCTGGACGAGTCGATCGGGTATTTCGCGGCCGCGATCCGGCACCAGGCGGTGTCCGCCGTGCAGCTGGCGCGGGTGCTGTCGGAATATTTCGGCGAACAGGTCGAGGCCGAGCAGTTCGTCGGCTCCTGGTACGACGTGCCGCCGGCGCAGCAGACCACGCTGGGCCAGGACAGCGCCGTTCTCGGCACGCGCGCGATCGCCGGCGCGCGCGTCTGGCAGCGCAGCCTGCGCCTGCGCCTGGTCGTGGGGCCGCTGGCGCATGCCGGCTTCCAGGGCTTCCTGCCGGGCGGCCTGGCGGCGCGGGCCCTCGGCAGCGTGCTGGCGCTGTTCACCGGCGTCGCGTTCGAATACGAGGTCGAGGTGGTGCTGCGCGCCGCCGACGTCCACAACACCACGCTGGACGAGCTGCATCCCGGCCGCCTCGGCTGGGACGCCTTCCTGGTGCTGGACGCCCCGCCGGGCGACCGCCACGACGTGCGCTATGCGCTGAACGCGGCCTGA
- a CDS encoding DUF2750 domain-containing protein codes for MSERIISAIKLGGQQLAAVVTLPGPERYEYFIKRVADAREVWGLYQDGWALAKTDDGTLVFPMWPASDYASLCAEYEWDGYDAQAFSLEELIDELLPQLEEDRVLPGVFYTPGDKGITPSVVQLIGDLEDELRRT; via the coding sequence ATGAGCGAACGTATCATCTCGGCGATCAAGCTGGGCGGCCAGCAACTGGCCGCCGTGGTCACGCTGCCGGGGCCGGAGCGCTATGAGTATTTCATCAAGCGCGTCGCCGACGCGCGCGAAGTGTGGGGGCTGTACCAGGACGGCTGGGCCCTGGCCAAGACGGACGACGGCACCCTGGTGTTTCCGATGTGGCCGGCGAGCGACTATGCCAGCCTGTGCGCCGAATACGAATGGGACGGTTATGACGCCCAGGCGTTCTCGCTCGAGGAACTGATCGACGAACTGCTGCCGCAGCTGGAAGAAGACCGGGTCTTGCCGGGCGTGTTCTATACCCCGGGCGACAAGGGCATCACGCCCAGCGTGGTCCAGCTGATCGGCGACCTCGAAGATGAGCTGAGGAGGACGTAG
- a CDS encoding hybrid sensor histidine kinase/response regulator — protein sequence MQEHRATTTQQDTITPGWTLFEAIPDCVKLLGMDGTVLAINRNGLRAMEIDDIGTMRGRAWTAYWPQPARPAVQAALDAARAGGTGRFNAACPTVRGTPRWWDVVVTRTEASDGQAPHLLAVLRDISGQVRDESQRKETERALHASRERFEKIVSQAATGVVQIDTAGRIVLANQKYCAMVGRSEAELIGMSVTEVTAPQSRVQTQDALARLKAGAAGVALDKYYLHKNGSLVSATSSVNALRGPDGEFEGLVAIVLDTTESKQVQDRLRASEERYRTLFESVDQGFCIFEMIFDDAGKAVDYRFLEMNPMFERHTGLVDAVGRTAREMLPALDDFWFETYGKVALTGIPARFENEAPAMGRWFDVYANRIGGSDSRKVALLFSDITARKRSEEELRRLAADLAEADRRKTEFLATLAHELRNPLAPIRNGLSVMRLGGDDPAAVGKVREMMERQIGHMVHLIDDLLDVARISGGKLELKRQRADLRAILANAVETSLPLIEAGQHALDLDVPDLPLPVDADATRIAQVVANLLNNAAKYTPARGHIRLSVRRDGPEAVVAVSDTGVGIAGEALAGVFDMFSQVGRTVDRSQGGLGIGLSLVRRLVEMHGGSVVAESGGANAGSVFTVRLPLAEAADGGAAHPQGEEAPVRDGGAGLNVLVVDDNVDAALTLSMILEALGHVTRVAHDGHGALEAARDFRPRVAFLDIGMPGMSGYDTARAMRATEELGGIVLVALTGWGAESDRRRSSEAGFDHHLTKPVQLEVVEKLLGRV from the coding sequence ATGCAGGAACACCGCGCCACCACGACGCAGCAGGACACGATCACCCCTGGATGGACGCTGTTCGAAGCGATTCCCGATTGCGTGAAACTGCTCGGCATGGACGGCACGGTGTTGGCGATCAACCGCAACGGCCTGCGCGCGATGGAGATCGACGACATCGGGACGATGCGCGGCAGGGCGTGGACGGCCTACTGGCCGCAGCCGGCCCGCCCGGCGGTGCAAGCCGCCCTGGACGCGGCGCGCGCTGGCGGCACCGGGCGTTTCAACGCCGCCTGCCCGACCGTGCGCGGCACGCCCAGGTGGTGGGACGTGGTGGTTACCCGCACCGAGGCAAGCGACGGCCAGGCGCCGCACCTGCTGGCCGTTCTACGCGATATCAGCGGACAGGTGCGGGACGAATCGCAGCGCAAGGAGACCGAACGCGCGCTGCACGCCAGCCGCGAGCGCTTCGAGAAGATCGTCAGCCAGGCCGCCACCGGGGTGGTCCAGATCGACACCGCCGGCCGCATCGTGCTGGCGAACCAGAAGTATTGCGCGATGGTGGGCCGCAGCGAGGCCGAGCTGATCGGCATGAGCGTGACCGAGGTCACCGCGCCGCAGTCACGCGTCCAGACCCAGGATGCGCTCGCGCGCCTGAAGGCCGGCGCCGCCGGCGTGGCGCTCGACAAGTACTATCTGCACAAGAACGGTTCGCTGGTCTCGGCCACCAGCAGCGTCAATGCCCTGCGCGGACCAGACGGCGAATTCGAGGGCCTGGTCGCCATCGTGCTCGACACCACCGAGAGCAAGCAGGTCCAGGATCGGCTGCGCGCCAGCGAGGAGCGCTACCGCACCCTGTTCGAGTCGGTCGACCAGGGCTTCTGCATCTTCGAGATGATCTTCGATGACGCCGGCAAGGCCGTCGACTACCGCTTTTTGGAGATGAATCCGATGTTCGAGCGCCACACCGGCCTGGTGGACGCCGTCGGCCGCACCGCGCGCGAGATGCTGCCCGCCCTGGACGACTTCTGGTTCGAAACCTATGGAAAGGTGGCGCTGACCGGCATCCCGGCGCGCTTCGAGAACGAGGCCCCGGCCATGGGCCGCTGGTTCGACGTGTACGCCAACCGCATCGGCGGATCGGACAGCCGCAAGGTGGCGCTGCTGTTTTCCGACATCACGGCGCGCAAGCGCTCGGAGGAAGAGCTGCGCCGCCTGGCCGCCGACCTGGCCGAGGCCGACCGCCGCAAGACCGAATTCCTGGCCACGCTGGCGCACGAGCTGCGCAATCCCCTGGCGCCGATCCGCAACGGCCTGTCGGTGATGCGTCTGGGCGGCGACGATCCGGCGGCGGTCGGCAAGGTCAGGGAGATGATGGAGCGCCAGATCGGCCACATGGTGCACCTGATCGACGACCTGCTCGACGTGGCCCGCATCAGCGGCGGCAAGCTCGAACTCAAGCGCCAGCGCGCCGACCTGCGCGCGATCCTGGCCAACGCGGTCGAGACCAGCCTGCCGCTGATCGAAGCCGGCCAGCACGCGCTCGATCTGGACGTGCCCGACCTGCCGCTGCCGGTGGACGCCGACGCCACCCGGATCGCCCAGGTGGTGGCCAACCTGCTCAACAATGCCGCCAAGTACACGCCGGCGCGCGGCCACATCCGGCTGTCGGTGCGGCGCGATGGGCCCGAGGCGGTGGTCGCCGTCAGCGACACCGGCGTCGGGATCGCGGGCGAAGCGCTGGCCGGCGTGTTCGACATGTTCAGCCAGGTCGGCCGCACCGTCGACCGCTCGCAGGGCGGGCTCGGCATCGGCCTGTCGCTGGTGCGGCGCCTGGTGGAAATGCATGGCGGCAGCGTGGTGGCCGAGAGCGGCGGCGCGAACGCCGGCAGCGTGTTCACGGTGCGCCTGCCGCTGGCCGAGGCGGCCGACGGCGGGGCTGCGCATCCGCAGGGCGAGGAGGCGCCGGTCCGCGACGGCGGCGCCGGATTGAACGTGCTGGTGGTGGACGACAACGTCGATGCCGCGCTGACGCTGTCGATGATCCTGGAAGCGTTGGGCCACGTCACCCGGGTGGCGCACGATGGCCACGGGGCGCTGGAGGCGGCGCGGGATTTTCGCCCGCGGGTCGCCTTCCTCGACATCGGCATGCCCGGCATGAGCGGCTACGACACGGCGCGCGCGATGCGCGCCACGGAGGAACTTGGCGGGATCGTGCTGGTGGCCCTGACCGGCTGGGGCGCCGAGAGCGACCGCCGGCGCTCGAGCGAGGCCGGCTTCGATCACCATCTCACCAAGCCGGTGCAGCTGGAGGTGGTGGAGAAGTTGCTGGGGCGGGTGTGA
- a CDS encoding PhoX family protein yields MNKPTDFARIPAEHDDVDSNNSSNEHFSDVLQKRLSRRSMLRGGAATAATALLGSFGLTACGGSDDDPVTPPTNPPTNTTPPPAPVEKLLGFTAVGKSLADKVVVPAGYTATVLYALGDPLTSSTPAYKNDGTDTDFENRAGDHHDGMEFFSLSDSGGVSTSGVSRGLLAMNHEATTNEGLASFFVHANGGTNTLPRPSAEVDKEMALHGLSIIEVRSNGGKWEYLPGSSFNRRVHQQTEVQLSGPVRGNALVKTKYSPDGTKFRGTINNCGTGRTPWNTYLSGEENWAGYFTRSATDNAARGDKSVASLNRYGLAQGAASRHGWETGGADDKYQRWNISKKGTSLDGSDDYRNELNGEGYIVEMDAYDKTRAIKKRTALGRFAHESAAFGRLTAGQPLAVYMGDDSRGEYMYKFVSTAPWNPADAVAADRIATGDKYLDSGKLYVAKFSADGKGQWIELSIANSAIANFANYKFADQADVLVNARLAADAVGATRMDRPEWCAVNPATGEIYYTLTNNSNRRVEPSSSSQMAPDAANPRSYTDMKGSTAQLGNSNGHIIRVREDAAGSAATSFAWDVYLFGAEAAADAARINLSGLSNDQDFSSPDGLAFSTSTGICWIQTDDGAYTDVTNCMMVAGLPGKVGDGKKVTLSYPKTDGSTLSVDTFVGKAASADTLKRFLVGPVGCELTGITETPDGKALFVNIQHPGENTAAANIGDASKYTSQWPANAGYGAGKRPRSATLVITKNDGGRIGS; encoded by the coding sequence GTGAACAAGCCGACCGATTTCGCCCGCATTCCTGCCGAACATGATGATGTCGATTCGAACAACTCGTCGAATGAACACTTCAGCGACGTTCTCCAGAAACGCCTGAGCCGCCGCAGCATGCTGCGCGGCGGCGCCGCAACGGCTGCGACCGCCCTGCTCGGCAGCTTCGGCCTGACCGCCTGCGGAGGTTCCGACGACGATCCTGTCACCCCGCCGACCAATCCGCCGACCAACACCACCCCGCCGCCGGCGCCGGTCGAAAAGCTGCTCGGCTTCACCGCCGTGGGCAAGAGCCTGGCCGATAAGGTGGTCGTCCCGGCCGGCTATACCGCCACCGTCCTGTACGCGCTGGGCGATCCGCTCACGAGCAGCACCCCGGCCTACAAGAACGACGGCACCGACACCGACTTCGAGAACCGCGCGGGCGACCACCATGACGGCATGGAATTCTTCTCGCTGTCGGACAGCGGCGGCGTCTCGACCAGCGGCGTCAGCCGCGGCCTGCTGGCGATGAACCACGAAGCCACCACCAACGAAGGCCTGGCCTCGTTCTTCGTGCACGCCAACGGGGGCACCAACACGCTGCCAAGGCCAAGCGCCGAAGTCGACAAGGAAATGGCGCTGCACGGCCTGTCGATCATCGAAGTGCGCAGCAACGGCGGCAAGTGGGAATACCTGCCGGGCTCGAGCTTCAACCGCCGCGTGCACCAGCAAACCGAAGTCCAGCTGTCGGGTCCGGTGCGCGGCAATGCCCTGGTCAAGACCAAGTACTCGCCGGACGGCACGAAATTCCGCGGCACGATCAACAACTGCGGCACCGGCCGCACCCCATGGAACACCTATCTGTCGGGCGAGGAAAACTGGGCCGGCTACTTCACCCGTTCCGCCACCGACAATGCCGCACGCGGCGACAAGAGCGTCGCTTCGCTCAACCGCTATGGCCTGGCGCAGGGCGCGGCCTCGCGCCACGGCTGGGAAACCGGCGGCGCGGACGACAAGTACCAGCGCTGGAACATCAGCAAGAAGGGCACGTCGCTTGACGGCAGCGACGATTATCGTAACGAGCTCAATGGCGAAGGCTATATCGTCGAGATGGACGCCTACGACAAGACCCGCGCGATCAAGAAGCGCACCGCGCTGGGCCGCTTCGCCCACGAAAGCGCCGCCTTCGGCCGTTTGACCGCCGGCCAGCCGCTGGCCGTCTACATGGGCGACGATTCGCGTGGCGAATACATGTACAAATTCGTCTCGACGGCGCCGTGGAACCCGGCCGACGCGGTCGCGGCGGATCGCATCGCCACCGGCGACAAGTACCTCGACAGCGGCAAGCTGTATGTGGCCAAGTTCAGCGCCGACGGCAAGGGCCAGTGGATCGAACTGAGCATCGCCAACAGCGCCATCGCCAACTTCGCGAACTACAAGTTCGCCGACCAGGCCGACGTGCTGGTCAACGCCCGTCTGGCCGCCGACGCCGTCGGCGCGACCAGGATGGACCGTCCGGAATGGTGCGCGGTGAATCCGGCCACCGGCGAGATCTATTACACGCTGACCAACAACAGCAACCGCCGCGTCGAGCCGAGCAGCTCGAGCCAGATGGCGCCGGACGCGGCCAACCCGCGTTCGTACACCGACATGAAGGGTTCGACCGCTCAGCTGGGCAACTCGAACGGCCACATCATCCGCGTGCGTGAAGACGCCGCCGGTTCGGCCGCCACCAGCTTTGCATGGGACGTCTACCTGTTCGGCGCCGAAGCCGCCGCCGACGCCGCCCGCATCAACCTGTCTGGCCTCTCCAACGACCAGGACTTCTCGAGCCCGGACGGCCTGGCCTTCAGCACCTCGACCGGCATCTGCTGGATCCAGACCGATGACGGCGCCTACACCGACGTCACCAACTGCATGATGGTGGCCGGCCTGCCGGGCAAGGTGGGCGACGGCAAGAAGGTCACCCTGAGCTATCCGAAGACCGACGGCTCGACCCTGAGCGTCGACACCTTCGTGGGCAAGGCCGCCAGCGCCGACACGCTCAAGCGCTTCCTGGTCGGCCCGGTCGGCTGCGAGCTGACCGGCATCACCGAGACCCCGGACGGCAAGGCGCTGTTCGTCAACATCCAGCACCCGGGCGAGAACACCGCCGCCGCGAACATCGGCGACGCCAGCAAGTACACCAGCCAGTGGCCGGCGAACGCGGGCTACGGCGCCGGCAAGCGTCCGCGCTCGGCGACCCTGGTCATCACCAAGAATGACGGCGGCCGCATCGGTTCGTAA
- a CDS encoding LysR family transcriptional regulator ArgP, whose translation MTIDPRRSAAFLAAIDCGSLEGAAAQLKVTPSAISQRIAALEQELGTPLLVRSRPCRPTAPGARLLQYLRRSTLLESEFLAGMKDDPGPARVALAVNNDTLATWLLPVLAPILDAEGLLVEFVLDNQGHTFALLEGGHAVACISGETEPMRGCSASPLGVMRYRMVASPTFARRWFPAGMTRRAAQRAPLVVFDRKDAMQSAFLLTHFGLPDGAYPFHYVPASDPFVHAVRYGMGYGMLPEEQCGAFLENGELVDLAPALYHDVPLYWHAWRIQPPRLERMGTALVKAARGVLLPLA comes from the coding sequence ATGACGATCGATCCCCGCCGCAGCGCCGCCTTCCTGGCCGCCATCGATTGCGGCAGCCTGGAGGGCGCCGCGGCCCAGCTCAAGGTGACGCCGTCGGCGATCTCGCAACGCATCGCGGCCCTCGAGCAGGAGCTGGGCACGCCGCTGCTGGTGCGCAGCCGTCCCTGCCGCCCGACCGCGCCCGGCGCGCGGCTGCTGCAGTACCTGCGCCGCTCGACGCTGCTCGAATCGGAATTTTTGGCCGGGATGAAGGACGACCCCGGCCCGGCGCGGGTCGCGCTGGCCGTCAACAACGACACGCTGGCGACCTGGCTGCTGCCGGTGCTGGCGCCCATCCTCGATGCGGAAGGGCTGCTGGTCGAATTCGTCCTCGACAACCAGGGCCATACCTTCGCGCTGCTGGAAGGCGGCCATGCGGTGGCCTGCATCTCGGGAGAGACCGAGCCGATGCGCGGCTGCAGCGCCAGCCCGCTTGGCGTGATGCGCTACCGGATGGTGGCTTCTCCGACCTTCGCGCGGCGCTGGTTCCCGGCCGGGATGACGCGCAGGGCGGCCCAGCGCGCGCCGCTGGTGGTGTTCGACCGCAAGGATGCGATGCAATCGGCTTTCCTGCTTACCCATTTCGGGCTGCCGGACGGCGCCTATCCGTTTCACTACGTGCCGGCCAGCGATCCCTTCGTGCACGCGGTGCGCTACGGCATGGGCTACGGCATGCTGCCGGAAGAGCAGTGCGGAGCGTTTCTCGAGAATGGCGAACTGGTCGACCTGGCCCCGGCCTTGTACCACGACGTGCCGCTGTACTGGCACGCCTGGCGCATTCAGCCGCCGCGGCTGGAGCGCATGGGAACGGCGCTGGTGAAGGCCGCGCGCGGCGTGCTGCTGCCGCTCGCCTGA
- a CDS encoding LysE/ArgO family amino acid transporter, whose protein sequence is MFSHQVYLQGLGLGAGLIMGIGAQNAHVLRTAVRGRHVLPTVVTCIVVDVILIAAGTAGLGALIEASPLLTSVARYGGAVFLLWYGLRCWRSSLRGGASLAADPAAQAQTLGAALATVLALSLLNPHVYLDTVVLLGAVGSSLAAEQRGSFALGAMTASILWFAAIGVGAQRFAPVLARPAVWRVFEALTGAMMLVLAALLLIDS, encoded by the coding sequence ATGTTCTCGCATCAGGTTTATCTACAGGGGCTGGGCCTGGGCGCCGGCCTCATCATGGGCATCGGCGCCCAGAACGCCCATGTGCTGCGCACGGCGGTGCGCGGCCGCCACGTGCTGCCGACGGTCGTCACCTGCATCGTCGTCGACGTGATCCTGATCGCCGCCGGCACCGCCGGCCTGGGCGCCCTGATCGAGGCCTCGCCGCTCCTGACGTCGGTGGCGCGCTATGGCGGCGCCGTCTTCCTGCTCTGGTATGGCCTGCGCTGCTGGCGCAGCAGCCTGCGCGGCGGCGCCTCGCTGGCGGCCGACCCGGCGGCGCAGGCCCAGACCCTCGGCGCGGCGCTGGCGACCGTGCTGGCGCTGTCGCTGCTCAACCCGCACGTCTATCTCGACACCGTGGTGCTGCTGGGCGCCGTCGGCAGCAGCCTGGCGGCCGAGCAGCGTGGATCGTTCGCGCTGGGCGCCATGACGGCGTCGATCCTGTGGTTCGCGGCGATCGGCGTCGGTGCGCAGCGCTTCGCCCCGGTGCTGGCGCGGCCGGCAGTGTGGCGCGTGTTCGAAGCGCTCACCGGCGCCATGATGCTGGTGCTGGCGGCGTTGCTGCTGATAGACAGCTAA